The Kocuria flava nucleotide sequence GTGAGACCCCGGACGGCGAACTTCGTCGCCGAGTAGACGCCGAGCACGGCGAAGCCCTCGTGCCCGGCGATGGAGGCCGCGTTGATGATCTTGCCCCTGGTGCCCTGCTCGAGGAACCGGGCGGCCGCGGCCTGGATGCCCCACAGCACGCCGTTGATGTTCACCCGCTCGATCGTCTCCACCTCGTCGGGGGTCACCTCCAGGATCGGCTGCACCTGGGCGATGCCCGCGTTGTTGACCATCACGTCGAGACGACCGAGCCTCTCTGCGACCTCCTGGACCGCGGCTCGCACGGAGTCGCGGTCGGAGACGTCGGCGGTGACGGCACAGGCTCGGCGACCTGTCGCCTCGATCTCGCCCAGGACCTCTCGCGTGAGCTCGTCGCGCAGGTCCACCAGCCCGACGTCGAACCCGTCCTGCGCGAGCCTCAGGGCGATGGCCTTCCCGATGCCCCGGCCGGCTCCGGTGACCAGGGCCACCCGTGCTTCTTCCGTCATGATGTCTCCTCCGTGATGCAGTGACCGCTGCACGTTGCGACGGTGCAGGCCCAGGATGGGGTCCGGAGGGTTTCCGCGGCGTTGCACGAGGTGGAGCCCCTGCCGGTCCGGCGCGCACAGGGAGAGCCTCGTCTCCCAGGCCTCCCCCGAGGTCGGGCCACGGCCTAGGGTTGCTGGTGCAACCGCATTCCGACGGGCGTGGAGGAGCACTGGGCGTGGGCCGTGAACCGGGAACCTGGCGAGAGCCGGATCGACACACCGCCGTCCCGTTCCCGCGGGCCCTGGAGGAGTGGACCACAGCGGCGATCCCGGTCCTCGAGAAGGTCGCCTCACGGTACGGCGGGTACATCACCTACAAGGACCTCGCGGAGCGGCTGTTCGAGGCCACCGGGGTCCGCACGCAGATGCGGCTGAGCAACTGGATCGGCAAGCCGCTCGGGGCGGTCCTGTGGTACTGCCGGGAGCGCGACCTGCCCGGGCTGTCCTCCTTGGTCGTGCACAGCGGCGACGGAATGGTGGGGGAGGGGTTCAACGAGTTCCTGCGCACGAAGGGGCGTGAGCCCGTCGAGGACCCGGTGAGGCTGGAGTGGGTGGCGGCCGAGGAACGGCTCAACTGCTACCGCCACTACTGCCCGGACATCCCCGTCGGCGCGCAGCCGATGCTGACCCGCGAACTCGCCGAGAAGCTCGAGCGCAGGGTTCCCGCGCCGCCGCCTGTGCCCTCCTGTCCCACCTGCGGGATGCAGCTGCCCGTCACCGGGCAGTGCGACTACTGCGCGTGACCGACCACGCCCACCGCGAGCTCGTGGTCAGAGGGCGACCTTCTCGAACAGGGCCGCCGTGCCGATGCCCCCGGCGGAGCTGATCATCGCCAGCAGCAGGCTCCCCTCGGGCAGCTCCCGGGCGCGGGCGAGCAGCCGCACCACCGACACCGCCCCGGAGGCGCCGTAGGCGTGGCCGAGGGCCAGGGCCCCGCCCTCGGCGTTGAGCACCTCCTCGTCGAGGCCGAGCAGGTCGGTGCAGGCCAGCACCTGCCCGGCGAAGGCCTCGTTGAACTCGGCCGCGGCCAGCGCCCGGACGGGCACGGCCTGCTCGGCGAGCAGCCGCCGGGCGGCCACGGCGGCGCCCAGGCCGAGCCGGGCCGGGTCCACCCCCACCGTGGCGGCCCCGCGGAAGGCCAGCGCCGTGGCCGTGCCCAGTTCGCGGGCGGCGGCCGGGTCGGCGACGAGGACCGCGGCCGCGCCGTCGGCGTCCCCGCACGAGTTGCCGGCGGTCACGGTGCCGCCGGCGGCGAAGACGGGCGGGAAGCGGGCCAGCAGCGCCGCGTCCAGGCGCGGGCGGGGGCCGTTGTCCGCGGTGACGGCCCCGCGCGGGGTGCGCACCGGCACGAGCTCGCCGGCGAACGCCCCGGCGGCCGCGGCGGCCAGCGCCCGCCGGTGGCTGCGCAGGGCGAAGGCGTCCTGGCGCTCCCGGCCGATGCCGTGCTCGCGGGCGACCGTCTCGGCGGCCTCGCCCATGTCCGGGTCGCCCAGGTGCTCCGGGGCGAACTGCGCGCGGCGGTAGAACGCGACGCCGCCGTCCTCCTGCCGCCGTCCGCGCAGGGGCGCGGTGCTGATGCTCTCGGCGCCGCCGGCGAGGAACGCCCGCCCGGCCCCGGCGCGGGCCAGGTGGCAGGCGAGCACGACCGCGTCGAGGCCGGACCCGCACTGGCGGTCCACGGTGAGCCCGGGTACGGACTGCGGCAGCCCGGCCTCGAGGGCGGCGAGCCGGGCGGGGTTGCCGCCGGCGCCCACGGCGTTGCCCACCACGACGTCCGCGACCTGCTCCGGGGCCAGGCCGGTCTCCTCGAGCAGCGCGTCCAGCACCGGGGCCAGGAGCCGGTGGACGGGCACGCCCGCGAGCGCGGTCCCGGCCCGGGCCAGCGGGGTGCGCCGCCCGAGGAGGAGCAGGGGAGCGCCGGGCTCAGTCGAGGGGACGGGCACGGGGGTCTCCTTCCAGGAGGCGCTCGCGCAGGAGCCGGCGGCTGATCTTGCCTCCGGCGGTCAGGGGCAGCTCGGTGAGCCGGACGTAGCGGTGGGGCAGCTTCGCCGGGGCCAGCCGCCCGGCGAGCCCGGCGTGCAGGCGGGTGCGGTCGAGGCGGGCCCCGTCGTCGTCGGGGGCGGGCAGGACCCCGGCCACCACGCGCTGGCCCCGGGTGCGGTCCGGGAGGCCGACGACGACGGCGGCGGCGACCCCCGGCACGGCCGTCAGGGCGGCCTCGACCTCGTGCGGGTAGACGTTGTGCCCGCCGGTGACGATCATCTCCGCGGCCCGGCCCAGCACGTGCAGCCGGCCGCCGCGCAGGAACCCCCGGTCACCCACGGTGGTCGTGCCGCCGAGGCGGGCCAGGGCCAGACCGTCGTCGCCCCACAGGTAGCCGTCGCAGACGAACGGGGAGCGGACGCCGATCGTGCCGGGCCGGCCCTCGGGCACCGGCCGGCCGGCGTCGTCGAGCACGGCGAGCTCGACCCCGGGGAAGGCCGCGCCCACGCTCGTGTCCCCGGGGTCGAGGGGCTCGCCCGGGTCGTGGCGGCGGGCGGCGACGAAGCCGAGCTCGGCGGCGCCGTAGTACTCCCAGATCACGGCGCCCGGGGCCCACCGGCGGGCCGCGGCGAGGGTGGCGGGGTCCAGGGGCTGGCCGGCGCACACGACCGCGGTGAGCCCGCGGGCTCCGGCGCCCACGGCGAGGCCGCGCTCGGCGAGCACCCGCAGCATCGTGGGCACGACGACCAGGCGGGTCGCCCCGCCGCCGGCGATCAGGGCGTGGGCGGCGGCGACGTCGAAGCGCGGCAGCGTGGTGAACGCGGCCCCGGTCCAGAGGCACTCGGAGAGCGCGTAGAGGTTCAGGCTCGTGCTCAGCGGCCCCGGGGCCAGCACCCGGTCGTGCGGGCCGAGCTCGAAGCACGCGGCCGAGGCCTCGAAGGAGCGCTGCCAGGAGCCGCGGCTGCGGGCGAAGCCCTTGGGCGTCGAGGTGGTGCCCGAGGTCAGCCCTACCAGGAAGGTCGAGGCGGGGTCGCCGTCGCGCAGCCGGGCCGGGGCGGGGCCGGCGGGCAGCAGCGGCGCACACCGGCGCAGCACCGCCGCGGCCTGCTCGGGCGGCCAGGACGGGTCGAGGACCGCGCACGCCCGCTCCTCGGCGACCCCGGCGGCCCAGCGGACGGCGAGGTCCGTGCCGTTGGGCCGCCGCAGGATCCCCGTGGGCTCCCCGGAGGCGGCCAGCGCCGCGGCGGCCTCCCGCAGCCCGGCCCAGGTGACGGCCTCGCCGGCGCAGGCGACGGCCGGGTCCCCGGGACGCTCGGCGGCCCACCGGGCCAGCCGGTCGAGGAAGGGCACGGGCTACCGGGCGGCGGTGCGCACGCCGCCGAGCAGGCGCCGGTAGCTGCGGTGGACGCTGACCGCCACGAGGCTGGCCACGACCGCCTTGAGCAGGTCGCCCGGGACGAACACGAGCGAGCCCAGCGCGGAGGTGGACAGCGGCAGGCCGGTGACCACGCTGGTCCACGGGACGCCGAACGCGTAGATGACGACGATCCCGCCGAGGACCGTGCTCAGCAGCATCGCGAGGAACCGGGCGGTGGACCCGGTGCGCCGCAGCGCCCAGTGCTGCACGAGCAGACCGATGACCAGCGCCGCCGGGATCCAGCCGACCAGGTAGCCGCCGGTCGGGCCGAGGAACACCCCGAGCCCGCCGCGCCCGCCCGCCAGCAGGGGCAGTCCGGCGAGCACGAGGACCTGGAGGACGACGACGGAGAGCATCCCCCGCCACGGCCCGAGCAGGGCGCCCGCGAGCATGACGCCGAGGGTCTGGAGGGTGATCGGCACCGGGACGATCCCGACCGTGATCGGCGGGACGAGCCCGAGGGCGGCGATGAGGGCGGCGAAGACCGCGACGAGCACGGTGTTCTGGGTGGTCTGCGGGTTCTGGGCGGCCATGACGTCCTTCGGGGCAGGGGTGGGTGGGGAACGGGCGGGAGACGGTGCGACGGGGCCCGCGGTGGCGGGGCGGCGGGCTCAGCCGGGAGGCGGGGCGGGCGCCGTCGTCGTGGACCGCGGTGCGCGCCCGGGGGCGGGCGCGGAGTCGAAGCAGCGGGCGTCGAGGGCGTCGGAGATCTCCTGGGCGGACTCGAGGGTGCGCACGATCAGGGGCACGAGCACGGCCACCGGGCTGTTGTGCAGGCCCCGGGCGAACTGCGCCTCGCGGACCTCGAGGTACTTCGCGCGGATCTCGGGGATGAACCGGATCGTCATCGACAGCGCCAGGCTCGTCTGGGCCGGGTTGAGCCCGAGGTGGCGGGTGGGCCGCAGCACGCGCTCGAACAGGGCGAGCATCTCGCTGAAGGAGGTGCTCAGGCTGACCGCGTAGGCGAACAGGCACAGGCTCAGCAGCCGCAGCCCCGACACGGCCGCCGCGACCCACCCGGTGGTCAGCCCCAGGGTGAGCACGACGATCCCGACGATCAGGACCAGTCCCGCCAGCAGCCGCGCGAGGCGGGGGAGCGGGGTGCGGGTCAGCACCGCCGCCGTGACGGCCAGGACGAACACCGCGGAGAGCACGAACAGGTCCGCCACGGCATAGATGCCGAGGCTGGCGATGAAGAGGAAGCCGAACTTCGGTCCGGCCGGGATCCGGGCCAGCACGCCGGAGGGAACCCCACCGTGGGTGCGGGCCGCGCGGTGCCCGGGGCGCGGCGGCCGGGGCGCGCCCATCAGTCGCTGATCCCGCAGTAGAACGCGAGGGCCTCGTCCGGGGCGCCGTCGAAGGCGATGCGGCCCTCGTGGACCACCAGCACCCGCTCGTAGCCGCCGATCAGGTCGAGGTCGTGGGTCACCACGACCGCGCGCTGGTCGAGCTCGTCGATGGTGGCCTGCAGGCGGCGGCGGTTGCGGCGGTCGAGCATGGTGGTCGGCTCGTCGAAGACGATCGTGGACGGCTCCATCACCAGCACGGAGGCCAGCGCGACCAGCTGCTTCTCCCCGCCGGAGAGGGCGTAGGACTCCCGCTCCCGCAGGTGGGCGATGCCCAGGCGCTCGAGCGCGGCGTCCACCCGGGCCGTGAGCTCGGGCCCGCGCAGGCCCAGGTTCTTCGCCCCGAAGGCGAGGTCCTCGCCGACCTGCGGCATCACGATCTGGTTCTCCGGGTTCTGGAACACGAAGCCGACCTCCCGCCGGACCCGCTTGGCGTCCTCGGCGGTGGAGACCCCGCCCACCCGGACCTCGCCGGTGGTGGGCAGCAGCAGACCGTTGAACAGGCGCACCAGCGTGGACTTGCCCGAGCCGTTGAGCCCGAGCACGGCCACCCGCCGCTCCTCGACCACCAGGTCGATCTCCCGCAGGACGACGACGTCCTCACGGGTCACCGACACCCCGGTCAGCTCGATGCCGGAGGCGCCGGCGCGGGGGGTCCCGGGGGCCGTGGGCTGCCCGCGGTGGGACGGGCGCCGCAGCGCATGACGGAGCGACACGTTCGGCTCCTCCCTCCTCGGCCCGGTCGCGCCCGGGCCGGCTCAGCGCTGTCCGGACGGGTCCGGCTCGAAGTACAGGTGGGCGTGCAGCCGGCACCCCGGGTTGAAGCCCGCCCCGCACCGGGGACAGGCCTCCACGGCCAGGTACTGCCGGACGGAGAGCTCCGTGCGGCACACCCCGCACAGCACGGCCGCGGTGTCCTGCTCGGCGACCGGCCACTGCGCGGCCGGGTGACCGGCGCTCTCCTCGTGACACCGATGACAAGGGTAGTACGCCCCGCAGCACCGGAACCTGATCGCGATCACGTCCAGGGGCGTGCGGTAGTGGACGCACCGCGTCTGGTCGTCGACCGTGGGGCCCAGCACCTCCGGCACGTCGTTCTCCTTCCCCGGCTCCCGCCGTGTGCCCGATCCGTCCTGCCGCGGACCATTGTCCCGGATTCTCCAGCGCTGCCCCGGCGTCGTCGGGTAGGCATGGCGGCATGCACACCGACGCCGCGCCGCACGGGGCGCCCACCCAGGACCTCGCCGCGAAGATCCCGCCCGCCGAGGAGGTCGCCGGGGTCTTCGGCCTCTCCGCCACGGAGCGGGAGATCTGGGTGCGCGCCCGGCCCCACCTGGACGTGCGCAACAACGACGCCCACAGCCTCTACGCCTGGGGCATCGCCCGCCAGCTGCTGCCGCTCGTGCCCGGGGCGGACCCGGACGTCGTGCTCCCGGCGATCCTGCTGCACGACACGGGCTGGGGCCGGGCCGACGAGGAGCGGATCCTCTCGGAGGGGTTCTCCGGGGACTGGCGCAAGGCCGACATCCGCTACGAGCACGAGCGGCAGGGCTGCCTGATCGCCGAGGAGGTCCTCCCGGAGCTCGGCTACGACGCGGAGTTCGTCGGGCGGGTCACCGCCATCATCGACGGCCACGACACCCGTCCCGAGGCCCGCTCCCTCGAGGACGCCCTCGTGCGCGACGCCGACCGGCTGTGGCGCTTCGACCAGGTCGGCATCGCCCTGGCCTCGTCCTGGTTCAAGCTCACCCCCTCCGCCTACATGGACCGGCTCGAGACCGAGATCGTCCCCGAGCTGCAGACCTCCGCGGCCCGGCAGATGGCCGAGGCCGACCTCGCCCGCTCCCGGGCCCTGCTGAAAGCGAGCGTCCTGCGATGACCGACACCACCGCCGCCCCGGCCCGGGCCGGGCTGGAGCTGCCCTACACCCACGTCGACGACCACTTCATCGACGGCGCCTATCTCGCCTCGACCGGCGCGCAGCGCAACGACGTCGTCGACCCCGCCACCGAGGAGGTCTGGGCCTCGGTGCCCAACGCCACCGAGGAGGACCTCGACCGCGCGGTCGGCGCCGCCGAGCGCGCCTTCGCCGGGTGGGCGGCGCGCACCCCCGCCGAGCGGGCGCAGGTCCTGCTGCGGGCCGCCGAGGAGATCGAGACCCGCCGCGAGCCCATGGCGCTGACCAACACCCGCGAGAACGGCACCCCGCTCGCCGAGACCCGCGGCGCGGCGGCCAACGCGGCCGGCATCTTCCGCTACTTCGCCCCCTGGCTCGAGGCCGAGGACGTGCGCCCCTTCCCCAACGGGGCGGGGGAGACCGTGGTGCACGAGAACCCCGTCGGGGTGTGCGCCCTCATCGCCCCGTGGAACTTCCCGATCAACCTCGTGGTCGCCAAGCTCGCCCCGGCCCTGCTCGCCGGGTGCACCGTGGTGATCAAGCCGGCCTCGCCCACGCCGCTGTCCGTGCGCTTCGTCGTCGACGCGCTGACCGCCGCCGGGGTGCCCGCTGGCGTGGTCAACCTCGTCACCGGCAACGGCCGCATGGGCGACCGGCTGGTCCGGCACCCGGCCGTGCGCAAGGTCGCCTTCACCGGCTGCACGCCGGTGGGCCGGCGGATCGCCGCCGCGTGCGGCGAGCAGCTCAAGCCCGTGACCCTGGAGCTCGGCGGGAAGTCCTCCGCGATCGTGCTGCCCGACGCCGACCTCGAGCACATGTCCTCCGTGCTCCTCCGCTCCTGCCTGCGCAACACCGGGCAGACCTGCTACATCTCCACCCGGATCCTGGACCCCGAGAGCCGCTACGACGAGGTCGTCGAGATGGTCGGGGCGACCGTCGCGGCGGCCCCGCAGGGCGACCCGCTCGAGGAGGGCACGGTCTTCGGGCCCATGGCCAACCGGGCCCAGTACGACGTGGTCATGGGCTACCTCGAGACCGCCCGCGCGGAGGGTGCCCGGGTGGTCACCGGCGGCGGCCGCGCCGACCGGGAGACCGGCTTCTACGTGGCCCCCACCGTCCTGGCCGACGTCACCCCGGAGATGACGGTGGCGCGGGAGGAGATCTTCGGGCCCGTGATCACGGTGCTGCGCTACCGCGACGTGGACGAGGCGGTGGCCCTGGCCAACAACACGCCGTTCGGCCTCGGCGGGATCGTCTTCTCCGCCGACGAGGAGGAGGCCCAGCGGGTGGCCCGCCGGGTGAACACCGGGTCGGTGGGCATCAACTTCTTCGCTTCCAACCACGCCGCGCCCTTCGGCGGGCGGGGGGACTCGGGCCTGGGCGTGGAGTTCGGCGTCGAGGGGCTCAGCGCGTACCTGACCTACCAGTCGGTGCACCGCGGGCCCCGGGGCTGAGCGCCGTGCCGCCGGCTCAGGGCGCCGGCACGGCGGCGCCCGGGGCGGCCGGCGCGGGCGCCGCCGCACCGGGGGCGACGTTCTGCGCGCCCGCGTCAGGGACGGCGCCCTGCTCCCCGGTGCCCTGGTCCTGCGTGCCCTGGTCCTGCGAGCCCGGCTGCGCGGGGTCCGCGACCTGCCCGTCCGACCCGGTCGCGCCCTGGCCGGTGCCGGTCTTCTCCTCCGGTGCGGCCCCGTCGGCGGGGGCGTCCGGGGGAACGGCCCCCGTGGGGACGGTGCCCTCGGCCGCGCCCTCGCCGCCGGCCGGGACGTCCTCGACCGGGGTGGTCGTGGCGGCCGAGCGCGGGGCCACGGCGTCGGAGCCGGTCACGGTGCGCTGGAGCTGCCCGGTGCCGCCGGAGAGCTCGGTGCCCGTCACGGCCTGGACGGCGAAGATCGCCGCGACCGCGAGCCCGACGATCACCCCGGTGCTGGCCAGGAAGCGCCGGACCGGGAAGGGGGCGCGCTCCTCGGCCACGGCCGTGCTGCCCGCCCCGGAGGCGGTGCCCGTGCGGCGCAGGCGGCCGGCCACGGTGCCCTGGACCTTCTGCAGCCCCTTCTTGCCCTTCTCCAGCGAGGTCGAGTAGAGCGCGACGACCACGCCGGAGACGATGCTGGTGAGCGCGGCGCCGAGCACGGTGCCGGCGACGCTGAGGTGGCCGCCGATCACGGCCATCGTCGCGGCGGTCGCCGCGCCCGTGACCAGCCCCGGGACGCTCAGGGCGGACTTCTTCTCCTCGGTCCGCTCCGCCGTCCCGCTCGAGGGGGTCTGCTCTGCATCGGGTGCCACGGCGGGAGGAACGGCGGTGGCCGCCACGGTGCCGGGCGCCTCGGCGGCCGGTGCGGGGGTGGTGGTCTTCTCCGGTGTCATCTGGTCCTGGTCCTGGTCCGGTCGCGGGTCACGGGGCCGGTGCGCTGCGACCTCGGGCGGGCCGGCCGCGGATCAGTATGCCCGGCCCACCGGGGAGGTTGCCCGGAAGCGTGAGGAGGTTCACCGGGGCGCACCGGTCCCCCCGCGTCACGCGGCGTCGCGGGGGGACCGGTGCGGATTCAGCCGAGGACCACGTTCAGGACGAACAGCAGCGGGATGGACCCGGCCCACACCGCCGTGGTGATGCCCGACCAGCCGCGCAGCGCGTCGACGCCCTGCAGGCCGGTGAAGCGGGTGACGACCCAGAAGTAGGAGTCGTTGAAGTAGCTGAAGACCATGGACCCGGCGGTGCACGCCATCGCGGCGACCACGGGTGCGATGTCCAGGCTGGTCACCAGCGGGGCCGTGACCGAGGCGGCGGTGATCATCGCGACCGTCCCGGAGCCCTGGGCGATGCGCACCAGGGTGGCGATGAGGAACGGGACGAGGAACGCCGGCAGCGGGGTCGCGGCGATCGCCTCGGCCAGGGCGTCGCCGACCCCGGAGCTGCGCAGGACCTGGCCCAGGGCCCCGCCGGCGCCGGTGATGAGCAGGATCAGTCCGGCCGAGGCCGCGGCCTCCGCGAACCAGCCGTGGGCCTTGTTCCGCGGCGTCCAGCGGGGCAGCAGCACGTAGAGGGCCAGCACCATGCCGATGACCAGGGCGATCACCGGGTTGCCGATGAACGCGAAGGGCACCGCCCACGCGGAGGGCTCGTACTCGTCGCCGCCGATCACGCCCTGGGCGTTCTGGTCGATCGCCCCCGTGACGGTGTTGGCGATGATCAGCACGAGGGGCACGAGCAGCGGCAGGGACGCGGTGAACGCCCCGACCCGGTGCGGCTTCGCGCCGGCCGGGGGCTCGCCGAGGTCCACGGCCGGATCGGCCACGGGACCGCGGGCCTCGGCGTCGAGGCCGTCCTCGAGCTCGCCGTCGGCACCGCGTCCGGGGCCCGCGGTCCCGGGGCGGTCGGCCACGGCCGTGGTGGTGCCCCCGGCGGTGCGGGCCGTGCCGTAGACGGCCTCGCGGACGCTCTCCTCCACGGAGGGCTCCAGCTTCGGGCCGATCCAGCGGGCGTAGAGCACCACGACCGGCAGCAGCACCACGGTGAAGACCAGGCCCACGACGATCAGCAGCCCGAGGTCGGCGCCGAGGATGCCCGCCACGGCCAGCGGGCCGGGGGTGGGCGGGACGAGGTGGTGGGTGAGCGTCATCCCGCAGCCCAGCGCGAGGGCGAGGGTGACGTAGCCGGCCCGCTTCACCCGGGCGATCGAGCGGGCCAGCGGGTTCATGATGACGTAGCCGGAGTCGCAGAACACCGGGATCGACACGAGCGCCCCGACGCTGCCCAGCGCCCACGGCTCCCGGCCCTTGCCGAAGACCCGCAGGAAGGCCAGGGCCAGGGCGTTGGCCGCCCCGGAGACCTCGAGGATCTTGCCGATGCCCACCCCCAGGCCGATCACGATGCCGATCGAGGCGAGGGTGTTGCCGAAGCCGGTCGTGATGGCCGAGACGATCTCGAGCACGGGCTGTCCGGCGACCAGGCCGGTGACGAGGGCGGCGATGAGCAGGGCGACGAAGGCGTCGAGCCGGGTGCGCAGCACCAGCACGATGATGGTCGCGATGCCCAGCACCAGGGCCAGCAGCAGCTGTAGGTCCACGGTGAGATCAGAGCTCCTCGGGATTGCGGTGGGTGCGGGCCGCACGGATTGACGGAAACGCCGCTGGGTGTGAGGCTAGTCACAGTCCAGACGTCTGACAAGTGAGCGGGAGCGTTGTGACCACCGAAGCCGAGCTGCTGTCGACCTTCCCGCCGGAGCCCGCCGTGGACCCGGCCGAGGTCGCCGCGTCCGTGACCGCCTCCGGGCGCGTGCTCGTCGTGCTCGACGACGACCCGACCGGCACGCAGTCGGTCGCCGACCTGCCCGTGCTCACCCGCTGGGAGGTCGAGGACTTCGCCTGGGCCCTCGGCGCCCGCATCGGCGGGCGGCGGCCCCCGGCCGTGTACGTGCTGACCAACACCCGCAGCCTCGGCCCGGAGGAGGCCGCCGCGCGCAACCGCGAGGCCGTGCGCAACGCCCTGGCCGCGGCGCAGCAGGCGGGGGTCGAGCTCGGCTTCGTCTCCCGCAGCGACTCGACGCTGCGCGGGCACTTCCCCCTCGAGACCGACGTCGTCGCCGAGGAGCTGGCCGAGCGCGCGGGCCGGCCCACGGACGGCGTCGTGGTGGTCCCCGCGTTCCCCGAGGCCGGGCGGGTGACCGTCGGCGGCGTGCACCGGGTGCGCGACGGCGCCGGCGGGCTCGTGCCCGTGGCCGAGACCGAGTTCGCGGCCGACGCCACGTTCGGCTACTCGTCCTCCGCGCTGCCCCGCTGGGTCGAGGAGAAGTCCGGCGGCCGGTGGCGGGCCGACGACGTGCTCGTGCTCGACCTGCACGCCGTGCGCGGCGGCACCGACCGGATCGCCGGCGTCCTCGAGGCGGCGCACGACGGCGTGCCCGTCGTCGTCGACGCCGTCACGGAGAACGACCTGCGCGCCCTGGCGCTGGGACTGGCCGAGGCCGAGCGCCGCGGCAAGCACCTGCTCCACCGCGTGGGCCCGCCGTTCGTGCGCGCCCGCATCGGCCAGCCGGAGCGGGCGCCCCTGACCCGCCGGGAGTGCTTCGGCGGGGACGGCCCCGCCACCGGCGGACTCGTCGTCGTCGGCTCCCACGTCGGGCTGACCACCCGCCAGCTCGAGGTCCTGACCCGCGAGCACCCCCGCGCCACCACGGTGGAGCTGCCCGTCGAGGAGGTCCTCGACCCCGGCCGCGCCGAGGCCTGCCTGGCCCGCACCGCCGAGGCCGTGACCGGGGCCCTGGCCACCGGCGACGTCGTGCTCCACACCAGCCGCGGGCTCGTGCGCACCGAGGACCCCGCCGAGAGCCTGCGCATCGCCCGGACCGTCTCGGCGGCCGTCGTCGACGTCGTCCGCCGCACCCTCGCCGCGTCCCCGCCCCGGTTCGTGGTCGCCAAGGGCGGGATCACCTCCTCCGACGTCGCCGCCCACGGGCTGGGGATCCGCCGTGCGATCGTGCGCGGGCCGATGCTGCCCGGGATCGTCTCCCTGTGGGAGCCCGTGGACGGGCCCGCCCGCGGGATTCCCTACGTCGTGTTCGCCGGCAACGTCGGCGGGGACGGCTCCCTCGCCGAGGTCGTGCGCACCCTCAGCGCCGCGGCCGGCCCGGACCGCACCCCGACCGACCCGGAGGTCTCCCGATGACCAGCACCGACACCGTCGCCGTCCTCGGGCTCGGGGCGATGGGCCTGCCCATCGCCACCCGCCTCGCCGGGGCCTTCGCGGTCCGCGGCCACGACATCGCCGCGGACCGCCTGTGCCTGGCCGAGCAGGCCGGGATCGCCCCCCACCCCACGGCCCGGGGCGCGGCCGCCGGGGCCGGGGTGGTGCTGCTCGCCGTGCGGGACGCCGCCCAGCTCGAGGAGGCCCTCTTCGGCCCGGACGGCGTGGCCGGGGTCCTCGACCCCGGGGCGGTCGTGCTCCTCACCTCCACCGTGGGCCGCGAGGCGGTCCCGCCCGTGGTGCAGCGCCTGCGGGAGCGGGGCGTCGGGCTCGTCGACGCCCCGCTCTCCGGCGGGCCGGCCCGGGCCGGGGCCGGGGACCTGCTCGTCGTCGTCGGCGCGGAGCCCGCCGCCCTGGCCACCGCCCGGCCCGTGCTCGAGCGCCTGGCCTCGACCCTGACGGTGGTCGGGGACGCCCCCGGGGACGGGCAGGCGCTGAAGACCGTCAACCAGCTGCTGTGCGGGGTGCACATCGCCGCCGCCGCCGAGGCGCTCGCGCTCGCCGACGCCCTCGGGCTCGACCCCGCCCGCACGCTCGCGGCCTTGGAGGCCGGGGCCGCGGGCTCGTTCATGCTCGGCAACCGCGGCCCGCGGATGCTCGAGGCCTACGACGACGACGGGGCCGAGGTCCTCAGCCGGCTCGACATCTTCGTCAAGGACCTGGGGATCGTCGGCGACGCCGCCCGCACGGCCGGGCTGGCCACCCCGGTGGCGGCCGCCGCCGAGCAGCTGTTCCTGCTCGGGCGCACCCAGGGCCTGGGCGCCGCGGACGACTCCGCGGTGATCCGCGTCGTGGCCCCCGGCCGCCGCGGCGGGACGGAGACCCCCGGTG carries:
- a CDS encoding HD domain-containing protein, encoding MHTDAAPHGAPTQDLAAKIPPAEEVAGVFGLSATEREIWVRARPHLDVRNNDAHSLYAWGIARQLLPLVPGADPDVVLPAILLHDTGWGRADEERILSEGFSGDWRKADIRYEHERQGCLIAEEVLPELGYDAEFVGRVTAIIDGHDTRPEARSLEDALVRDADRLWRFDQVGIALASSWFKLTPSAYMDRLETEIVPELQTSAARQMAEADLARSRALLKASVLR
- a CDS encoding aldehyde dehydrogenase family protein, which codes for MTDTTAAPARAGLELPYTHVDDHFIDGAYLASTGAQRNDVVDPATEEVWASVPNATEEDLDRAVGAAERAFAGWAARTPAERAQVLLRAAEEIETRREPMALTNTRENGTPLAETRGAAANAAGIFRYFAPWLEAEDVRPFPNGAGETVVHENPVGVCALIAPWNFPINLVVAKLAPALLAGCTVVIKPASPTPLSVRFVVDALTAAGVPAGVVNLVTGNGRMGDRLVRHPAVRKVAFTGCTPVGRRIAAACGEQLKPVTLELGGKSSAIVLPDADLEHMSSVLLRSCLRNTGQTCYISTRILDPESRYDEVVEMVGATVAAAPQGDPLEEGTVFGPMANRAQYDVVMGYLETARAEGARVVTGGGRADRETGFYVAPTVLADVTPEMTVAREEIFGPVITVLRYRDVDEAVALANNTPFGLGGIVFSADEEEAQRVARRVNTGSVGINFFASNHAAPFGGRGDSGLGVEFGVEGLSAYLTYQSVHRGPRG
- a CDS encoding GntP family permease; protein product: MDLQLLLALVLGIATIIVLVLRTRLDAFVALLIAALVTGLVAGQPVLEIVSAITTGFGNTLASIGIVIGLGVGIGKILEVSGAANALALAFLRVFGKGREPWALGSVGALVSIPVFCDSGYVIMNPLARSIARVKRAGYVTLALALGCGMTLTHHLVPPTPGPLAVAGILGADLGLLIVVGLVFTVVLLPVVVLYARWIGPKLEPSVEESVREAVYGTARTAGGTTTAVADRPGTAGPGRGADGELEDGLDAEARGPVADPAVDLGEPPAGAKPHRVGAFTASLPLLVPLVLIIANTVTGAIDQNAQGVIGGDEYEPSAWAVPFAFIGNPVIALVIGMVLALYVLLPRWTPRNKAHGWFAEAAASAGLILLITGAGGALGQVLRSSGVGDALAEAIAATPLPAFLVPFLIATLVRIAQGSGTVAMITAASVTAPLVTSLDIAPVVAAMACTAGSMVFSYFNDSYFWVVTRFTGLQGVDALRGWSGITTAVWAGSIPLLFVLNVVLG
- a CDS encoding four-carbon acid sugar kinase family protein; this encodes MTTEAELLSTFPPEPAVDPAEVAASVTASGRVLVVLDDDPTGTQSVADLPVLTRWEVEDFAWALGARIGGRRPPAVYVLTNTRSLGPEEAAARNREAVRNALAAAQQAGVELGFVSRSDSTLRGHFPLETDVVAEELAERAGRPTDGVVVVPAFPEAGRVTVGGVHRVRDGAGGLVPVAETEFAADATFGYSSSALPRWVEEKSGGRWRADDVLVLDLHAVRGGTDRIAGVLEAAHDGVPVVVDAVTENDLRALALGLAEAERRGKHLLHRVGPPFVRARIGQPERAPLTRRECFGGDGPATGGLVVVGSHVGLTTRQLEVLTREHPRATTVELPVEEVLDPGRAEACLARTAEAVTGALATGDVVLHTSRGLVRTEDPAESLRIARTVSAAVVDVVRRTLAASPPRFVVAKGGITSSDVAAHGLGIRRAIVRGPMLPGIVSLWEPVDGPARGIPYVVFAGNVGGDGSLAEVVRTLSAAAGPDRTPTDPEVSR
- a CDS encoding NAD(P)-dependent oxidoreductase, with protein sequence MTSTDTVAVLGLGAMGLPIATRLAGAFAVRGHDIAADRLCLAEQAGIAPHPTARGAAAGAGVVLLAVRDAAQLEEALFGPDGVAGVLDPGAVVLLTSTVGREAVPPVVQRLRERGVGLVDAPLSGGPARAGAGDLLVVVGAEPAALATARPVLERLASTLTVVGDAPGDGQALKTVNQLLCGVHIAAAAEALALADALGLDPARTLAALEAGAAGSFMLGNRGPRMLEAYDDDGAEVLSRLDIFVKDLGIVGDAARTAGLATPVAAAAEQLFLLGRTQGLGAADDSAVIRVVAPGRRGGTETPGA